From the genome of Geothrix sp. 21YS21S-4, one region includes:
- a CDS encoding riboflavin synthase, with protein sequence MFTGLIRHLGTLESRVPRRGGARLRITASAELLARAERGASIAVNGACLTSADADARAWEADLSEETLAKTTLGRLAPGALLHLEPALRVGDPLDGHLVAGHVDGVGQLLERPHGTADEGIWRFAMPAALAPMTAAKGSVTVDGISLTVVECGVDWFTVALIPETVAVTALKGMRPGDPINLEADPVGRFVARALALRTSDDRLARFARQGWGG encoded by the coding sequence ATGTTCACGGGACTGATCCGGCACCTCGGCACCCTCGAATCCCGCGTCCCGCGGAGAGGCGGCGCTCGGCTGCGCATCACGGCGTCGGCGGAGCTTCTGGCCCGGGCGGAGCGCGGCGCCAGCATCGCCGTGAACGGCGCCTGCCTCACCAGCGCCGACGCGGACGCCCGCGCGTGGGAAGCGGATCTCAGCGAGGAGACCCTGGCGAAGACCACCCTGGGCCGCCTGGCGCCGGGAGCGCTGCTTCACCTGGAGCCCGCCCTGCGGGTGGGCGATCCCCTCGATGGTCACCTGGTGGCTGGCCACGTGGACGGCGTGGGCCAACTCCTGGAGCGCCCCCATGGCACCGCGGACGAGGGCATCTGGCGCTTCGCCATGCCCGCGGCGCTGGCCCCCATGACCGCGGCGAAGGGCTCCGTCACCGTCGACGGGATCTCGCTGACGGTGGTCGAGTGCGGCGTCGACTGGTTCACGGTGGCGCTGATTCCCGAGACCGTGGCGGTCACCGCCCTGAAGGGCATGCGCCCCGGCGATCCCATCAACCTGGAGGCCGATCCCGTGGGCCGCTTCGTGGCGCGGGCCCTGGCGCTCCGCACCAGCGACGACCGCTTGGCCCGCTTCGCCCGCCAAGGGTGGGGCGGCTGA
- a CDS encoding amino acid permease, producing MISRLFRTKPIEQIQARAEEPDHGGLRRTLTAWDLALLGVGAIIGAGILSALGTGLAGGFDSTFGVTRPAAGPALIISFLMTALACGFTALCYAEFASMIPASGSAYTYTYATLGELMAWIIGWDLLLEYAVSNVAVAISWGSYMDNLLQGVGLHIPRWLSMDPRTMLFPTEAFAAAHPGALAFSDKLHYLAQAHAGALDGAAAFANWEVLRTAPRLGGVPLGMNLLAMLITIAITALCIWGVKESVRANNIMVTVKVALLLVVIAVGAFYVKPANFHPFSPNGWKGIQAGAAIIFFAFIGFDAVSTTAEECRDPARDMPRGIIGSLAICTVIYVGVCAVVAGILPYTAYHGIADPIAHAFTAIGMNRISALVSVGAVVALGSALLVYQMAQPRIFMVMSRDGLLPPWFGKVSPRFRTPVNATLLTGVIVLFPAGFMNIDEIIELTNIGTLFAFILVCAGILVLRVKRPRAERRFRAPAVWITAPLGILFCLWLALGLPRHTWQRFWVWLGLGLLAYFLYSARHSRLGRAE from the coding sequence ATGATCTCCCGGCTCTTCCGCACGAAACCCATCGAGCAGATCCAGGCCCGCGCGGAGGAACCGGATCACGGCGGCCTCCGCCGCACCCTGACCGCCTGGGATCTGGCGCTGCTGGGCGTGGGCGCGATCATCGGCGCGGGCATCCTGTCGGCGCTGGGTACGGGGCTCGCCGGCGGGTTCGATTCCACCTTCGGCGTGACGCGCCCGGCGGCGGGTCCCGCCCTGATCATCAGCTTCCTGATGACGGCCCTGGCGTGCGGATTCACGGCCCTCTGCTACGCGGAATTCGCGAGCATGATCCCCGCCTCGGGGAGCGCCTACACCTACACCTACGCCACCCTCGGCGAGCTGATGGCCTGGATCATCGGGTGGGACCTGCTGCTGGAGTACGCCGTCTCCAACGTGGCCGTGGCCATCAGCTGGGGCAGCTACATGGACAACCTGCTCCAGGGCGTGGGCCTGCACATCCCCCGCTGGCTGAGCATGGATCCGCGGACGATGCTCTTTCCCACGGAGGCTTTCGCCGCGGCCCACCCGGGCGCGCTGGCGTTTTCCGACAAACTCCATTACCTGGCCCAGGCCCATGCGGGCGCCCTCGACGGCGCCGCGGCCTTCGCCAATTGGGAGGTGCTGAGGACCGCGCCCCGCCTGGGCGGAGTCCCCCTCGGCATGAACCTCCTGGCCATGCTGATCACCATCGCCATCACCGCCCTGTGCATCTGGGGCGTCAAGGAGAGCGTCCGCGCCAACAACATCATGGTGACGGTGAAGGTGGCCCTTCTCCTGGTCGTGATCGCGGTGGGCGCCTTCTACGTCAAGCCGGCGAACTTCCACCCCTTCTCGCCCAACGGGTGGAAGGGCATCCAGGCCGGCGCCGCCATCATCTTCTTCGCCTTCATCGGGTTCGACGCCGTCAGCACCACGGCCGAGGAATGCCGCGATCCCGCCCGGGACATGCCGCGGGGGATCATCGGGAGCCTGGCGATCTGCACGGTGATCTACGTCGGCGTGTGCGCGGTGGTCGCGGGGATCCTGCCCTACACCGCCTACCACGGCATCGCCGATCCCATCGCCCACGCCTTCACCGCCATCGGGATGAACCGGATCTCCGCCCTGGTCAGCGTGGGCGCGGTGGTGGCGCTGGGCAGCGCCCTGCTCGTCTACCAGATGGCCCAGCCGCGGATCTTCATGGTGATGAGCCGGGACGGTCTTCTGCCGCCGTGGTTCGGGAAGGTGAGCCCCCGCTTCCGCACACCCGTAAACGCCACCCTCCTGACCGGCGTCATCGTCCTGTTTCCCGCGGGCTTCATGAACATCGACGAGATCATCGAGCTGACCAACATCGGGACCCTGTTCGCCTTCATCCTGGTGTGTGCCGGAATCCTGGTCCTGCGGGTGAAGCGGCCCCGGGCCGAGCGCCGCTTCCGCGCCCCCGCCGTGTGGATCACCGCGCCGCTGGGGATCCTGTTCTGCCTGTGGCTCGCCCTGGGCCTGCCGCGCCACACCTGGCAGCGGTTCTGGGTCTGGCTGGGTTTGGGCCTTCTCGCCTACTTCCTCTACAGCGCCCGCCACAGCCGCCTGGGCCGCGCGGAGTGA
- a CDS encoding DUF58 domain-containing protein: MKLWSDRRLRLSLTGLGVQYLLALLAVGAFSVNTGNNLLYLVFSLLLGAFLVSGALSRRALQGLRVVGVEEGNLFARVRGGLRLRLADAGRGRIRGLELALTLEDGEVQPTFLGAAERGGDTVVVFQTRAAHRGWTRVRRLELRTRFPFGLLEKSRFLDLDHRVLVLPHPRTPPAAPTAWRGEGHRTLSQEGASSAEGARPLRAGDPPGRVHWKRTAQRREPWVRTFEEERPLGLHLRLDLSAWPPGAAFEGELERLSGAVLQACLQKRDVSLELHGAAGAREVRGHTACWRALAQARAQPAENSRSAAEAPLD, from the coding sequence ATGAAGCTGTGGAGCGACCGCCGCCTGCGCCTGTCCCTGACGGGGCTGGGCGTCCAGTACCTCCTCGCCCTGCTCGCCGTGGGCGCCTTTTCGGTGAATACGGGCAACAACCTGCTCTACCTGGTGTTCTCCCTCCTGCTCGGCGCCTTCCTGGTCTCCGGGGCCCTCAGCCGGCGCGCCCTCCAGGGCCTGCGGGTGGTGGGCGTGGAGGAAGGCAACCTCTTCGCCCGGGTGCGGGGCGGGCTCCGCCTGCGCCTCGCCGACGCGGGCCGGGGGCGGATCCGCGGGCTGGAGCTGGCCCTCACCCTGGAGGATGGCGAAGTCCAACCCACCTTCCTCGGTGCCGCGGAACGGGGCGGCGACACGGTGGTGGTCTTCCAGACCCGGGCCGCCCATCGCGGCTGGACCCGCGTCCGGCGCCTGGAGCTGCGCACCCGCTTTCCCTTCGGCCTGCTGGAGAAGTCCCGCTTTCTCGATCTGGACCACCGCGTCCTGGTGCTCCCCCATCCGCGCACGCCGCCCGCCGCGCCCACCGCCTGGCGCGGAGAAGGCCACCGCACCCTTTCGCAGGAGGGCGCCAGCAGCGCGGAAGGCGCGCGGCCCCTCCGCGCGGGGGATCCGCCCGGGCGGGTCCACTGGAAGCGCACGGCGCAGCGCCGCGAGCCCTGGGTGAGGACCTTCGAGGAGGAGCGCCCGCTGGGACTCCATTTGCGCCTCGACCTCTCCGCCTGGCCTCCGGGCGCCGCTTTCGAAGGCGAGCTGGAGCGGCTGTCGGGCGCGGTGCTCCAGGCCTGCCTCCAGAAGCGCGACGTCAGCCTGGAACTCCACGGCGCCGCGGGCGCCCGCGAGGTGCGCGGCCATACCGCCTGCTGGCGCGCGCTGGCCCAGGCCCGGGCGCAGCCCGCCGAGAACTCCCGGAGCGCTGCGGAAGCTCCGCTAGACTGA
- a CDS encoding cytidine deaminase, translating to MFDDPRSAAWTPLLEAAWKARGNAHAPYSHFQVGAALLTATGEVVGGCNVENAAYPVTLCAERGALSAAVAAGLRPGGLVAAVVVTEAPRLTPPCGACRQALAEFAERLPILLANRETRELHRIEDLLPHSFTGSHFR from the coding sequence GTGTTCGACGATCCCCGTTCCGCGGCCTGGACCCCGCTCCTGGAGGCCGCCTGGAAGGCCCGGGGGAACGCCCACGCGCCCTATTCCCATTTCCAGGTGGGCGCCGCCCTGCTCACGGCTACCGGTGAGGTGGTGGGCGGGTGCAACGTCGAGAACGCCGCCTATCCCGTCACCCTGTGCGCCGAGCGGGGCGCCCTCAGCGCGGCGGTGGCCGCGGGGCTCCGGCCGGGCGGGCTGGTGGCCGCGGTGGTGGTGACGGAAGCGCCCCGGCTCACGCCGCCCTGCGGGGCCTGCCGCCAGGCCCTCGCCGAGTTTGCGGAAAGGCTGCCCATCCTGCTCGCCAACCGGGAGACGCGGGAGCTGCACCGGATCGAGGACCTGCTGCCCCACAGCTTCACGGGAAGCCATTTCCGGTAG
- a CDS encoding tetratricopeptide repeat protein, which translates to MAIDRVKVKKEADRLLTAGRVERAIDEFQKLVEDNPKDYNTLNQIGDLCIQIGRVKEGVEIHKRLGGAYERDGFHARAAAIFQKVVRNAPEDIDAAQRLADLYRQMNKITDAVKVHMQVAEYFQKKGLIKRALEAFNKVVDLDPKNLKMKVRLADLYNKEGMKDRAAGIYLEVAESLAMEQMHGEASQILERAKAMVSTPQVFLTQSRLGVIQGDYTTAAQHLREGLASNPRNMELLEALAEIELRSGHPDRALEALAEVAQLPDKSLPLCEKALRNLAASGRGEEGLRLFAPIARELARRGSGDTVGRTLRTALQGQLGTEAWLLLAEVAHQSGNRADQIHALQSAYGLVSEGKDENLTAQLASQIQALGASPGAALAVPFGGNAGFQAPAAHEVTRHGGETDLDPVRRLRIDQLAREAESLLRGGSPERAVETYRKALELDPSDLTLIEAVVAVHRSTGHLTKVQMQYVQSAQAVVQLGKKREASHLLDLAEQLFPGSTRIHRLTLGLPEPNASRPPEPPQQQPVQAAAPAPLPAPPAVPPSDLDILIALDLPDFEPPPVRLSPPLSAPLPPPAPLPAFDLIPLEEHLPLLPPDPFAVAAELAAAEPAPPRELPPPVPPPAPLDDADLSWMEDTLTDLTPLPGPPPFLQEAAAPPEPDLPVPVPTQALPDPSIFSAPTAPLPPMPTEILAPDILEALPSLSADEPAPLSEELASFLGDIDFQLDYGSPEEAKIEIENALLQFPAHPELKARLERAEAALERLGLAAKAAGALDESDFANSFFDLTDVLGTALLDSGEGEEMHDATRVVEKVQSVDELFSAFREGVEKQVKGDDYDTHYNLGIAYKEMMLIEPAIEEFKIAMGDPERTLECCSMLSICEQARGDLDAAVAWLAQGIEAPGFPPEDSIGLRYDLAEIYLQQGHAALAAAEFKTVHGMDPDYRDVAARLA; encoded by the coding sequence ATGGCCATCGACCGCGTCAAAGTGAAGAAGGAGGCCGACAGGCTCCTCACGGCCGGCCGGGTCGAGCGGGCCATCGACGAGTTCCAGAAGCTGGTCGAGGACAATCCGAAGGACTACAACACCCTCAACCAGATCGGCGACCTGTGCATCCAGATCGGGCGCGTGAAGGAAGGGGTGGAGATCCACAAGCGGCTGGGCGGGGCCTACGAGCGCGACGGCTTCCACGCCCGCGCCGCCGCCATCTTCCAGAAGGTGGTGCGCAACGCCCCGGAGGACATCGACGCCGCCCAGCGCCTGGCGGACCTCTACCGCCAGATGAACAAGATCACGGACGCGGTGAAAGTCCACATGCAGGTGGCCGAGTACTTCCAGAAGAAGGGCCTGATCAAGCGCGCCCTGGAGGCCTTCAACAAGGTCGTGGACCTGGATCCCAAGAACCTGAAGATGAAGGTCCGGCTGGCGGACCTCTACAACAAGGAGGGGATGAAGGACCGGGCCGCAGGCATCTACCTGGAGGTGGCCGAATCCCTCGCCATGGAGCAGATGCACGGGGAGGCCAGCCAGATCCTGGAGCGGGCCAAGGCGATGGTCTCCACGCCCCAGGTCTTCCTGACCCAGAGCCGCCTGGGCGTCATCCAGGGCGACTACACCACCGCCGCCCAGCACCTGCGCGAGGGCCTCGCCAGCAATCCCCGCAACATGGAGCTGCTGGAGGCCCTGGCGGAGATCGAGCTGCGGAGCGGCCACCCCGACCGCGCCCTGGAGGCCCTGGCGGAAGTGGCCCAGCTTCCCGACAAGTCCCTGCCCCTCTGCGAGAAGGCGCTCCGCAACCTGGCCGCCTCCGGGCGCGGAGAAGAAGGGCTCCGCCTGTTCGCCCCCATCGCCCGGGAATTGGCCCGCCGGGGCTCCGGCGACACCGTCGGCCGTACCCTCCGCACCGCCCTCCAGGGCCAGTTGGGAACCGAGGCCTGGCTCCTCCTGGCGGAAGTCGCCCACCAGAGCGGAAACCGCGCGGACCAGATCCACGCCCTCCAGAGCGCCTACGGGCTGGTTTCCGAGGGCAAGGACGAGAACCTCACCGCCCAGTTGGCGAGCCAGATCCAGGCCCTGGGCGCCTCTCCGGGCGCCGCGCTGGCCGTGCCTTTCGGCGGGAACGCGGGATTCCAGGCGCCCGCCGCGCACGAGGTCACCCGTCACGGGGGCGAGACGGACCTGGATCCCGTCCGCCGCCTGCGGATCGACCAGCTCGCGCGGGAAGCCGAATCCCTTTTGCGGGGCGGCAGCCCCGAGCGCGCCGTGGAGACCTACCGGAAGGCGCTGGAGCTGGACCCGTCGGATCTCACCCTCATCGAAGCCGTGGTGGCGGTCCACCGGAGCACGGGGCACCTCACCAAGGTCCAGATGCAGTACGTCCAGAGCGCCCAGGCCGTGGTGCAGCTCGGGAAGAAGCGGGAAGCCTCGCACCTGCTGGATCTCGCCGAGCAGCTGTTTCCCGGTTCCACCCGCATCCACCGGCTGACCCTGGGGCTGCCGGAACCCAACGCCTCGCGCCCGCCCGAGCCGCCCCAGCAGCAGCCCGTCCAAGCCGCGGCTCCCGCGCCCCTTCCGGCCCCCCCCGCGGTTCCACCGAGCGACCTGGACATCCTCATCGCGCTCGACCTTCCGGATTTCGAGCCTCCGCCGGTCCGGCTTTCGCCGCCCCTCTCCGCCCCGCTCCCGCCGCCCGCCCCGCTTCCGGCCTTCGACCTCATCCCCCTGGAGGAGCACCTTCCCCTCCTCCCGCCGGATCCCTTCGCGGTGGCCGCGGAACTGGCCGCTGCGGAACCCGCTCCCCCGCGCGAGCTTCCGCCGCCCGTCCCGCCGCCCGCGCCCCTCGACGATGCCGACCTGAGCTGGATGGAGGACACCCTCACGGATCTGACGCCGCTGCCGGGTCCGCCGCCCTTCCTTCAGGAGGCCGCCGCGCCGCCGGAACCGGACCTGCCGGTGCCCGTTCCCACCCAGGCGCTTCCGGATCCGTCCATCTTCTCCGCGCCCACGGCGCCCCTTCCGCCCATGCCCACGGAGATCCTGGCGCCGGACATCCTGGAGGCCCTGCCCTCCCTGTCCGCCGACGAGCCCGCGCCCTTGTCCGAGGAACTGGCGAGCTTCCTCGGCGACATCGACTTCCAGCTCGATTACGGCAGCCCCGAGGAAGCCAAGATCGAGATCGAGAACGCCCTGCTGCAGTTCCCGGCCCATCCCGAGCTGAAGGCGCGGCTGGAGCGAGCGGAGGCTGCCCTGGAGCGCCTGGGCCTGGCCGCCAAGGCCGCCGGCGCCCTGGACGAGAGCGACTTCGCGAACTCCTTCTTCGACCTCACGGACGTCCTGGGCACCGCCCTCCTCGATTCCGGCGAGGGCGAGGAGATGCACGACGCCACGCGGGTGGTGGAGAAGGTCCAGAGCGTGGACGAGCTGTTCAGCGCCTTCCGCGAGGGCGTGGAGAAGCAGGTCAAGGGCGACGACTACGACACCCACTACAACCTGGGCATCGCCTACAAGGAGATGATGCTCATCGAGCCCGCCATCGAGGAGTTCAAGATCGCCATGGGCGATCCCGAGCGCACCCTGGAATGCTGCTCGATGCTCAGCATCTGCGAGCAGGCCCGCGGCGACCTGGACGCCGCCGTCGCGTGGCTGGCGCAGGGCATCGAAGCGCCCGGCTTCCCGCCCGAGGACAGCATCGGCCTCCGCTACGACCTGGCCGAGATCTACCTCCAGCAGGGCCACGCCGCCCTCGCCGCTGCCGAGTTCAAGACCGTCCACGGGATGGACCCCGACTACCGGGACGTGGCCGCGCGACTGGCCTGA
- a CDS encoding cupin domain-containing protein has translation MYQPINLAEKLTRFQDHWAPRVVAEMNDTQFKLAKFQGEFVWHVHEDTDEVFLVLHGEMEIAFRDGAVTLRAGEMFVVPKGREHITRAASECQVLLVEPRGVVNTGEAGGELTAAQDAWI, from the coding sequence ATGTACCAGCCCATCAACCTGGCCGAGAAATTGACCCGCTTCCAGGATCACTGGGCGCCGCGGGTGGTCGCCGAGATGAACGACACCCAGTTCAAGCTGGCGAAGTTCCAGGGCGAGTTCGTGTGGCACGTGCACGAGGATACGGACGAGGTTTTCCTCGTGCTCCACGGGGAGATGGAGATCGCCTTCCGGGACGGCGCCGTAACCCTGCGGGCCGGGGAGATGTTCGTGGTGCCGAAGGGCCGCGAGCACATCACCCGCGCCGCTTCGGAATGCCAGGTGCTCCTGGTCGAGCCCCGCGGCGTGGTCAACACGGGCGAAGCGGGCGGAGAACTGACGGCGGCCCAGGACGCGTGGATCTGA
- the fmt gene encoding methionyl-tRNA formyltransferase: MTRIAFLGTPRAAVPALEALAEEGVEAVFCNPDRPAGRGRHLEAPPVKTAALARGLAVHQPQSWKAPETRELWESLRIDLAVVVAYGHLLPRWMLESCPLGVWNLHFSLLPRWRGAAPVNHALLAGDEETGVSLMRLTEGLDEGPVLARAHRDIGQADTAEGLLAALAQDAAELLMDQLPLLLCGCAKPEEQHHEQATYASKLYKEMGRLDWRRPAADLHRQVRALWPWPGSELRMDDQALKVCGVGALRACYRDPGQLVWGKEGAWLITPDGALELTHLQRPGKPVQPALQALQPWGASGSRTLG; the protein is encoded by the coding sequence ATGACCCGCATCGCGTTCCTCGGCACCCCCCGCGCGGCCGTCCCGGCCCTGGAGGCCCTGGCCGAGGAAGGCGTCGAGGCCGTGTTCTGCAATCCGGATCGTCCCGCCGGCCGGGGTCGGCATCTGGAAGCGCCGCCGGTGAAGACCGCGGCCCTGGCCCGGGGCCTCGCCGTCCACCAGCCCCAGAGCTGGAAGGCGCCCGAAACCCGCGAGCTGTGGGAATCCCTCCGGATCGACCTGGCGGTGGTGGTGGCCTACGGCCATCTTCTGCCGCGGTGGATGCTGGAATCCTGCCCGCTGGGCGTGTGGAACCTGCACTTCTCGCTCCTGCCCCGGTGGCGGGGCGCGGCGCCCGTGAACCACGCGCTTCTCGCGGGCGACGAGGAAACGGGCGTGAGCCTCATGCGCCTGACCGAAGGGCTGGACGAAGGCCCCGTCCTGGCCCGCGCCCACCGCGACATCGGCCAGGCCGACACGGCGGAAGGCCTGTTGGCGGCCCTGGCCCAGGACGCGGCCGAGCTGTTGATGGACCAGCTGCCCCTGCTCCTGTGCGGATGCGCCAAGCCCGAAGAACAGCATCACGAGCAGGCCACCTACGCGTCGAAGCTCTACAAGGAGATGGGCCGCCTGGATTGGCGGCGCCCCGCGGCGGACCTCCATCGCCAGGTGCGGGCCCTGTGGCCCTGGCCCGGCTCCGAGCTGCGGATGGACGACCAGGCCCTCAAGGTGTGCGGCGTCGGCGCGCTCCGCGCCTGCTACCGCGACCCGGGACAGCTCGTGTGGGGCAAGGAGGGGGCCTGGCTCATCACCCCCGACGGCGCCCTGGAACTCACCCACCTCCAGCGCCCTGGCAAGCCCGTCCAGCCGGCCCTCCAGGCGCTCCAGCCCTGGGGCGCCAGTGGGAGCCGAACGCTGGGCTGA
- the def gene encoding peptide deformylase, translated as MAVLPVLTWGDPRLKKNSLDVQDWTPELEQLVADMFETALAEEGVGLAAPQIGVNLNLAVIDCSCGEDPDQRIVLINPEITQEEGLQVGPEGCLSIPGIREVLERPQKVTLRNRAQDGSWHELVGEDLLARAFCHEIDHLRGRLFVEYFGPVKRQVIQRKYQKQGR; from the coding sequence ATGGCCGTTTTGCCCGTGCTCACCTGGGGGGACCCCCGCCTCAAGAAGAACAGCCTGGACGTCCAGGACTGGACGCCGGAGCTGGAGCAGCTCGTGGCCGACATGTTCGAGACCGCCCTCGCCGAGGAGGGCGTGGGCCTCGCCGCGCCCCAGATCGGGGTGAACCTGAACCTGGCGGTGATCGACTGCTCCTGCGGGGAGGACCCCGACCAGCGGATCGTCCTGATCAATCCGGAGATCACCCAGGAGGAGGGCCTCCAGGTCGGCCCCGAGGGCTGCCTGTCCATCCCCGGCATCCGGGAAGTGCTGGAGCGGCCCCAGAAGGTGACGCTCCGCAACCGCGCCCAGGACGGAAGCTGGCACGAGCTGGTGGGCGAGGATCTCCTGGCCCGGGCCTTCTGCCACGAGATCGACCACCTGCGCGGCCGGCTGTTCGTGGAGTACTTCGGCCCGGTGAAGCGCCAGGTCATCCAGCGCAAGTACCAGAAACAGGGCCGGTGA